The genomic window AGATCTAAGGTGAAACAAGCGCTTAAAGAGATTCATTACAAAGAAGCAGAGTTTGGCAGGGAAACCTTGTCGCGAAGACTGAAGAACTGGAAAATTGAGCTCAACGATCAGCTGATCCATCAATTGGTAAAACATTATAAGTCGAAAACCATTAACGATTTTTTTCGGGAAATTGCTCTGGGTAATATTGCTGTTACCAGTGTAAAAGACTTTGTGAACAGCCAAAAAGATGAGGAGAACGAAAAGGAAAAACAGGATCAGGCCACGCATCAGAAAAGTGCGACCAATTTTGTGGCTAATGTAGATGACCAATCCGATTCGGACGATGTTTTAATGATCGACCACAACTTAAAAAATGTGGACTATGTATTGTCGAAATGCTGTAATCCTATTTTTGGCGATGAAATATTTGGCTTTGTGAGTGTTTCGGGCGGTATAAAAATTCACAGACAGAATTGTCCCAATGCCCCGGAAATGAAATCGAAATTTGGCTATCGCATTGTAAATGCGAAGTGGACATCGGGTGCCACCGCCAGCTTCCAGGCCACCTTAAAGATAACGGGTGCAGATGATATTGGCATCGTAAGTAATATTAGCCAGTTGATAACCAAAGAGCTGAAGATAAAGATGCGCTCCATATCCATTGATTCCGATGAGGGCAGCTTTGAGGGTAGGGTTACCGTGTTTGTAAACGATACAGACATGCTGGGGCGTTTAATTAAAAAGGTAAAAAATGTAAAAGGGGTGTATAGTGTGTCGCGTATCGATTCAACAGAATAATTCGCCTGGTTTTGTACATAAAAAAAGCCCCATAAGTTTGGGGCAGTTTGTATGCAGAGCTCATGTAAAAATCAATTCAGCTGATAACAGCGTACCCAATCTATATCCATAAACAGGGGGAGCTTCTGCTTATTGGGTGGGTTGGTAAAATGGGTGCTCAACGATATATACATGGGCTGTTGCGGCACGTTTTGGGTTATCGTATGAACGGTTACCCCATTAATTTTCCATTCCATTTTATCTTTACTCCATTCCAGTCCATAGATAAAAAAATCTTTCGATGAGCCGGGTATCTTAAGTGTTTGCGTACTTTTTGAAGGTTGTCCGTTACCCATCCAAAAGTTTCCGGCTTCAATTTTATTTTTACCTTTTTCGGGACTGCTAAAGATATTTACCTGTGGTGTTAAATGTTCCGATAACAACCAAAAAGCGTGCTGTGCGGGTGTGGCATGACTGAATTTAATTTTGGCCTCGAATCTGCCAAATTGTTGGCGGAAACTTTGGCCTGTGTTCATTATACCGGAGGTGTACTCGAACTCTTGCGGCACAAAGCCAAGTCCCTTATCCCATATTTTACCGGTACATTTTTCCGATTTGGATATAATTGTAGCACAGCTGTTTCGGAGTTCGATATTTTGCGCTTTAAAAAATTGCTTTTCATTGGCTTGCACATAATTGTCGTTCATTAAAGCTTTGCCCCAATAATATCCGGTTATCCACTTGCTCTCGTCCAGCCTGGTGCCGTCAAAATCATCTTCAAATGTTAAACGCCATTTGTCTATTTGGGTAAAGGGGTTTTCTTTCTTCGTTTTAATAAACCAATTTACATCGTCACTTTTACTGAGTGCTTTAAATTCTTCGAGCAGCAAATATTCCTGTGATTTTTTAAATCGCTGCTTGTCATTCATTTCTCTTTTTACCGCAGAAAAATCAGGCGATTCTATATAGTTTTTAAGCCCCAGGTAAGTCTGTATTTCACTGGTATTTCGTAATTTTTCGGCTTCTTCGTTTTTACCTTTACGTAAATATTTGTTATAACGCTTTACGTTGCTGGAACGTTTGTACTCCTTAAACTTTTTATATTGGTGGAATGCTTCGGTATGCCTGAAACGTTCCTTTTTAAGTTTTGTCACATTTTGTTTGAACTCACCCGAATGTACCAGCGTATCCAGCTCGAAGTATCGTAATACGGAATCGGACTTTTCAAGTTTTTTAAACCTTTCGAGATCACTTCTTAATTGTTTATTTTCGTTTTCGTATTTATCGGTACTGGGAAACTTATTCCCAAACAACCCACTAAAAAAATTGGCCATGCGTAAGTATAGTTTGTAATGATATCGGTACATTCTACGCTGATATGGTAAAATAGTTATCCTAAACAACTATTTTTTATGTTATTAATTTAATACACAAACTAGGAGCTGGTAATAATTTTGTTTTGAGCATTGATTAATAATGTGTTGTGTAGATACGTATAGATGCTTTATTTTAATTGTGTTTTTTTTGTGTTTTTATTGTCATTATTTGATTCGATAACGATATTTTTTTCTACTTTTGTCAGCGCAAATGCGAAAATAGCTCAGTTGGTAGAGCACGACCTTGCCAAGGTCGGGGTCGCGGGTTCGAGTCCCGTTTTTCGCTCGTAGAGTAAAAAGGGGGCGAGAAGTTTATGCCGTGATAAAATTTGTTACGAAGGATGAGTTATAAATTTATCCACGGTAAGTCCCGTTTTTCGCTCGTAGAGTAAAAAGGGGGCGAGAAGTTTATGCCGTGATTAAAATTTGTTACGAAGGATGAGTTATAAATTTATCCACGGTAAGTCCCGTTTTTCGCTCGTAGAGTAAAAAGGGGGCGAGAAGTTTATGCCGTGATAAAATTTGTTACGAAGGATGAGTTATAAATTTATCCACGGTAAGTCCCGTTTTTCGCTCGTAGAGTAAAAAGGGGCGAGAAGTTTATTTTTGTTCTTTAAAAAAAAATTTAAAGGGTGGTGCAACATATCGCTCTTTTTTTTATGCCCAGGTGCTGAAATTGGTAGACAGGCATGGTTGAGGGCCATGTGTCCGTTAGGGCGTGCGGGTTCAAGTCCCGCTCTGGGCACAAAAAAACTCCCGATTGATTTAGTTCAGTCGGGAGTTTTTAGTTTACTACTTTGTAATTGTTTTAATGCTTTTACCAGCCCATTCTATATTAAAAGGAATCAAAGAATCATCGTTTTTCTGAATCGGGAGTTTTGGTAATTCAAGAATAGCAGGAACCTGTTACATTGATGCTATATTCGTATTGTGCTGGTGTAAAGAAGTAAAACCGATATCCCAATGAAGTGTTGCTGTATACACTATATCAAGTGCAATATTTCACTTTAAGCAAAAGTACTGTTACTCAAAGCCTAATTTTGCAATAAAAAAATTAGGTGTAAATGTTAAACTCAAGCCAAGGGAGTATTCCAGTTGTTCGTGTTCCATATCGTAATAGGTAGCGGCTTGCGCCATAAGCTTTACCTGTTTTAAAATGGTTTTATTAAAAGTAAACTTAGTGGTTACCAAGCTTCTGTTTTTATTGTAAAATTCTTTTTTGTGATCGGATATGGACCAAAAGAGAGGGCTTCCCTTGGGTGCAAAATAGTTTTCCGATCTCCAGTACCCTAACATTATTTCGCCGTGCTTGTAGCTTAACAAACCCGTTGGATATATAGCCCGACCTTTTGTAAAAGGAAGTCCCAGGGATTCGGTAAGCTCGCTAAAGCTTAAAAAATAGGTTTGCAAAGCAATCTTTTTTAAAAAGCCACTGCCCAGGTTTCGCGAAACTTTAAGACCTGCAACAGCATTGAATAAGGAATAGGATTCTGTTTTGTAATCACTAATTTGACCACCCAGATGAAACGCCGTTAGCTGCAACGGTATACTCAAATCCAGTGCAGCATTTTTATTTGTAAGCTTGTAATCCAGGCTAAGCCCTGATGTAAACATTTCGGGGATGCTATCGCCTTTAAATATAAATTGTTCCCAATCTACCCAGGCATCCAACCATACTTTTGGCGAGCTGTGATAAAATTGCACCCCGGATTCGTCTGGTTTTAGGTAGAGCAATTCCGGATTATACATGGGCTCAATCAGCCGGTGTTGTACATTACCGCGTATATTACCCAGTATCATATCCCAACTATCGGCCAGTTTAATGTGGGCTGAAACTACCGGGAATAGTTCAGAAAAATCCTTGTTGCCATTGTATTTTAAAAAATGAGCGCCAATCTTTATACGAACATTTTTACCGGCATAATACATTAAAGATGGCTGAACAGCATAGCCGGGCAGCGTACGTCCCTCTGTATATTCGCCAAAGTACTCGTTGTTTTTAACAAAGTTGTTAATCTCTAACCTGAAATAAAGCTTGCCGGTAGCATTGGTATCAAAATCGGCATAGGCATATTTGTACGACTCGTTGATTTGTGCCCAAGCACTTATGTAAATAAACATAAGTGATGCAGTCAGTATTAAACTCTTGTAAAAAATACGTGCACTCATCGTAATGATTTTTAGCCCTTGCACCAAAAAAGAATTGTTTGGTGCTACAAGTTGAAAAGGTAAAATGAATAGATAATTAACGGCAGGATAGCGATAATTGTTTATCTATGTCATTTGCAATTCATACTTGTTAGAGCACAAAAGGTTACAGATTTTATGCAAAATTTAGAATACATTGTTATCTTTTGTCAGAGACAATATTTACCAGCCAACCTATCCTAAAAGTATCCACGTCTGCTACACCTTTGCAGGATAGCAAAGTATAAGTATCTATGCCCGTGCCCTTACTAAAGAGCAGACGTTTTTTCACAGGGAATCTAATTAAAAAGGTATTGATAGCCTATCGACCAATAAACCTAGCAATCTATCTCAACTGCGCATCCAATTGTTTTTGGAAATTACGGATGAGGTTGTTCATTATTTTGTCGATTTGTTTATCCGTTAGGGTTTTGTTTTCGTCTTGCAAAATAAAGTTAACGGCGTATGATTTTTTATCTGCACCTAATTTTTCGCCCTGGTAAATATCGAATAAAGACACCTTTCGTAAAAGTTTCCTTTCTGTTTTTTCGGCAATTTCTCTAATCTGGCCAAAGGTTATTTTTTTATCTACCAATAAGGCCAGGTCGCGGCTTACTTCGGGGTATTTGGAAATTTCTTTATAAATTAATTTTTGCTTGCCGGCCAGTATTAAAAGCTTATCCCAATTTAGTTCGGCGAAATAAACCGTTTCTTTAAGACCGAAGTTTTTACCTATTGAAGGGTTGACAATACCAAAATCAACAAGTTGGATTTTATTTCGGGAGGCTATGGACAATCCTTCCAGAAAAATATTGTTGTCAACCGGGCTTTCAACAAGCATGCCCTGTGGTATGTTAAGGCGGGTGAGCACCTGCTCCACAACCGCTCTTAGGTCGGCAAAGGAAACCTCACGTTCCGGTGTGTTCCAGTTGGCCGCAATCATATGACCTGTCAGGAATATCCCTAAGCGTTGTTCTTCCGTATATTTATTCAAATCTCCTTTTTGGCCGTTGGGGTTCAGTGCATAGCAATTGCCAAACTCAAAAATTTTCAGGTCGCTGTTTTTGCGATTGATATTATGCACGATGGATTCCAATCCGCCCATGACCAAAGACTGGCGCATACCACCCAAATCGGTACTCAGGGGATTGAATAGTTTAACAACCTTGTCTGTGGGAAACTTCTCCAGGTTATCGTAATACGATGGTTTGGTCAGTGAGTTGCACATTATTTCGTTAAAGCCCTGAGCCACCAGCATGTCGGCAATAATGTTTTTCACCTTGTGGTTGTCCGGTTTGTCAGAATATACCAAGGTGGAGTGCACCTGTGAAGGGATTTCAATATTGTTGTATCCATAAATCCGCAGTATGTCTTCTATCACATCCACCTCGCGCTGTACATCCACCCTGTAAGGAGGCACGGAAAGTAACATCCCGTTTTCGTCCTCTCTTATTATCTTCATTTCCAGGGCAAGTAAAATATCTTTGATGCTTTGCTGCTCCAGTTGCTTGCCAATTAAGCGATGAATATTTTTCCATGTAACGTTAAGCTCAAAGTTTTTAATGGGGGAGGGGTAGATATCCACCACATCGGATGAAATGCTTCCTCCGGCCACTTCCTGAATTAATAGAGCAGCACGTTTCAGCGCAAATACAGTGATGTTGGGATCAACGCCGCGTTCAAAACGGAAGGAAGCATCGGTACTTAAAGTATGTCGTTTGGCTGTTTTGCGTACAAACACAGGATTAAAATAAGCACTCTCCAAAAATATTTTTTTGGTAGATGCTTTTACGCCACTATTAATTCCGCCAAAAACACCGGCAATACACATACCTTCTTCGGCATTGCAAATCATTAAATCCTGGTCGGATAGTTCTCTTTCCACTTCATCCAGGGTGGTGAACTTACTTTTGTTGGGCAGTGTTTTTACAATAACACTGTTTCCTGTAATATCATCACCGTCAAAAGCATGGAGTGGTTGTCCTAATTCGTGCAGCACATAATTGGTGGCATCGACTATATTGTTGATGGGTGACAAGCCTATTGCGCTAAGTTTATTTCTGAGCCAATCGGGAGATTCCTTCACTTCTACACCAGAAATACAAACACCCGCATACCTGGGGCAAGCCTCGGTATTCTCCACTTTTACGTCAACCACAAAATCCCTGTTGTCTACGGCAAAGTTATCTACAGAGGGCGCTGTCAACTTGACCTCTTCGCCATTTGCTTTAAGGTAGGCGGCCAAATCGCGTGCTACGCCATAATGCGAAGCGGCATCGGCACGGTTAGGGGTTAAATCTATTTCAAAAACAATGTCTGTTTCAACTTTAAAATAATCTTTGGCAGGCATTCCAACTTCAGCCTCGGCAGGTAACACCATTATACCCTCG from Saccharicrinis carchari includes these protein-coding regions:
- a CDS encoding glycoside hydrolase family 16 protein, whose translation is MANFFSGLFGNKFPSTDKYENENKQLRSDLERFKKLEKSDSVLRYFELDTLVHSGEFKQNVTKLKKERFRHTEAFHQYKKFKEYKRSSNVKRYNKYLRKGKNEEAEKLRNTSEIQTYLGLKNYIESPDFSAVKREMNDKQRFKKSQEYLLLEEFKALSKSDDVNWFIKTKKENPFTQIDKWRLTFEDDFDGTRLDESKWITGYYWGKALMNDNYVQANEKQFFKAQNIELRNSCATIISKSEKCTGKIWDKGLGFVPQEFEYTSGIMNTGQSFRQQFGRFEAKIKFSHATPAQHAFWLLSEHLTPQVNIFSSPEKGKNKIEAGNFWMGNGQPSKSTQTLKIPGSSKDFFIYGLEWSKDKMEWKINGVTVHTITQNVPQQPMYISLSTHFTNPPNKQKLPLFMDIDWVRCYQLN
- the pheT gene encoding phenylalanine--tRNA ligase subunit beta; this encodes MQISYNWLKKYLNLHIETQKVSEILTAIGLEVGGIEEVESVKGGLKGLVIGEVLSCKKHPNADKLSLTTVNIGEPNALSIVCGAPNVAAGQKVVVATVGTVLYDGNESFTIKKGKIRGEESWGMICAEDEIGLGSSHEGIMVLPAEAEVGMPAKDYFKVETDIVFEIDLTPNRADAASHYGVARDLAAYLKANGEEVKLTAPSVDNFAVDNRDFVVDVKVENTEACPRYAGVCISGVEVKESPDWLRNKLSAIGLSPINNIVDATNYVLHELGQPLHAFDGDDITGNSVIVKTLPNKSKFTTLDEVERELSDQDLMICNAEEGMCIAGVFGGINSGVKASTKKIFLESAYFNPVFVRKTAKRHTLSTDASFRFERGVDPNITVFALKRAALLIQEVAGGSISSDVVDIYPSPIKNFELNVTWKNIHRLIGKQLEQQSIKDILLALEMKIIREDENGMLLSVPPYRVDVQREVDVIEDILRIYGYNNIEIPSQVHSTLVYSDKPDNHKVKNIIADMLVAQGFNEIMCNSLTKPSYYDNLEKFPTDKVVKLFNPLSTDLGGMRQSLVMGGLESIVHNINRKNSDLKIFEFGNCYALNPNGQKGDLNKYTEEQRLGIFLTGHMIAANWNTPEREVSFADLRAVVEQVLTRLNIPQGMLVESPVDNNIFLEGLSIASRNKIQLVDFGIVNPSIGKNFGLKETVYFAELNWDKLLILAGKQKLIYKEISKYPEVSRDLALLVDKKITFGQIREIAEKTERKLLRKVSLFDIYQGEKLGADKKSYAVNFILQDENKTLTDKQIDKIMNNLIRNFQKQLDAQLR